One window from the genome of Methanobrevibacter thaueri encodes:
- a CDS encoding TatD family hydrolase: MIIDTHCHIYASEMENAEEIIMEAADNDIHMVLNGTDPSSNREVLELSDKYDNVHAALGYFYTLADEITDEEIELLDMQLGSDNVVAVGEIGLDYYHTKDNRDKQIELFENMLVLAEKHDLPVIVHSRKAMQDTFDILKEHDVVGSMHSYQGSAEMAQQFIRLGFYIGVGGTITHKNNKKARRMLENTDINHMLLETDSPYLSPQEKMGEMNTPLNIRYVSRKIAEELDMEESDVIEITAENAKALFNI; this comes from the coding sequence ATGATAATAGATACTCATTGCCATATTTATGCCAGTGAAATGGAAAACGCAGAGGAGATAATAATGGAGGCTGCAGACAATGACATACATATGGTATTGAACGGCACAGACCCATCAAGCAACAGGGAAGTGCTGGAATTATCTGACAAATATGATAACGTGCATGCCGCATTGGGCTATTTTTATACACTTGCCGATGAGATAACCGATGAGGAAATTGAATTGCTGGATATGCAACTGGGCAGTGATAATGTGGTTGCCGTTGGCGAGATAGGTCTTGATTACTATCATACAAAGGACAACAGGGACAAGCAGATTGAACTGTTTGAGAATATGTTAGTTCTGGCAGAAAAGCATGATTTGCCCGTGATAGTGCATTCGAGAAAGGCAATGCAGGACACATTTGACATATTGAAAGAGCATGACGTGGTTGGATCCATGCACTCCTATCAGGGCTCTGCCGAAATGGCACAGCAATTCATCAGATTAGGATTTTACATTGGAGTCGGTGGCACTATTACCCACAAAAACAATAAGAAGGCAAGAAGGATGCTTGAAAATACTGACATTAATCATATGCTCCTTGAAACAGATTCTCCATATTTGAGTCCCCAGGAGAAAATGGGAGAGATGAACACTCCTCTTAACATTAGGTACGTAAGCAGAAAAATAGCCGAGGAATTGGATATGGAAGAGTCTGATGTCATTGAAATAACCGCTGAAAATGCAAAAGCACTGTTCAATATCTGA
- the cas2 gene encoding CRISPR-associated endonuclease Cas2, whose translation MYMIASLDCRFKTNQNNIENVLQHYGLRKIQSSLYAGDLSNGERKDLSENISKITRENDSVVIIPICENCYSKKLTAGREMKFKNDLYRVY comes from the coding sequence ATGTACATGATAGCAAGTCTTGACTGCAGGTTCAAGACAAACCAGAATAATATTGAAAATGTCCTCCAGCATTATGGACTTCGAAAGATTCAAAGCTCATTATATGCAGGGGATTTGAGCAATGGTGAAAGAAAAGATCTCAGTGAAAACATCTCAAAAATCACTAGGGAAAACGACAGCGTTGTGATTATTCCAATCTGTGAAAACTGCTATAGCAAAAAGTTAACTGCAGGGCGGGAAATGAAATTCAAGAATGATTTGTATAGGGTGTATTAG
- a CDS encoding tRNA threonylcarbamoyladenosine dehydratase yields MEERFSRTEMLIGNEGMEKLGNAKVAVFGLGGVGSFVCEGLARSGIGNFILIDFDKVDESNINRQLIATESTIGKYKVDLMMERILEINPHANVEVHKEFYMADSTTDIITSDLSYAVDCVDTIMAKIAIICKCDELEVPVISSMGTGNKLDPTMFEVADIYETSVCPLAKIMKKDLRKRNIDKLKVVYSQEHAINTNDCPINKDRKFKVKGSVSFVPSVAGLIIAGEVIKDIAGK; encoded by the coding sequence ATGGAAGAGAGGTTTTCAAGAACTGAAATGCTGATTGGAAATGAGGGAATGGAAAAATTAGGCAATGCCAAAGTTGCAGTTTTCGGTCTTGGAGGTGTTGGCTCATTTGTCTGCGAAGGGCTTGCAAGAAGCGGAATAGGCAATTTCATTCTGATTGACTTCGACAAGGTGGATGAAAGCAACATCAACAGGCAGCTGATTGCAACGGAAAGCACCATTGGAAAATATAAAGTTGACCTTATGATGGAAAGAATTCTTGAAATCAATCCCCATGCTAATGTTGAGGTGCATAAGGAATTCTACATGGCCGATTCAACAACAGACATCATTACAAGCGACCTTTCATATGCCGTGGACTGCGTTGACACCATTATGGCCAAGATTGCAATTATATGCAAATGCGATGAACTTGAGGTTCCTGTCATCTCATCAATGGGAACCGGAAACAAGCTGGATCCAACAATGTTTGAAGTGGCCGACATATATGAGACATCAGTCTGCCCGCTTGCCAAGATAATGAAAAAGGACCTTAGGAAAAGGAATATAGATAAATTGAAAGTGGTCTATTCCCAGGAACATGCAATAAACACCAACGATTGTCCAATCAATAAAGACAGAAAGTTTAAAGTGAAAGGCAGCGTTTCTTTTGTGCCGTCCGTTGCGGGACTTATAATTGCCGGTGAAGTGATAAAGGATATCGCCGGAAAATGA
- a CDS encoding Ig-like domain-containing protein, whose product MNGNIVFNKELKGTERTARDYRPSFEKNTFAPGTYVLGAVNYDDNVVMDTAVLRVSGTAVINANDYNSYYNSGAKMTVKMTDQATGKPITSSYITVKFTNKKTKKTVTKTYLMNSNGQASFTPPVGAGTWTVEYSSADADINANVVQKTATITKPAVKIKAFKVTEYKGFKIKLKAKVTSGGKKVNEGKVTFKINGKTYTAAVKNGIATKKVKLSKVKTYKYTSKFKGSNYKDSKKVKAKAVMKKRVKTKIVIKDQSVYTGSSKKVTIKVLTKSGKKVKNGKIKITSHGETTYGPVKNGKAIAIVSGFNIMKHFKGFTKNGETYKKSKTAKVKIKYIPKSHKYKASKKTVKVTSKFKCLCGKTSTHYHYTQGYYYVYKYKIAVV is encoded by the coding sequence TTGAACGGAAATATAGTTTTTAATAAGGAATTAAAAGGTACTGAAAGAACTGCAAGGGATTATCGTCCTTCCTTTGAAAAAAATACTTTTGCTCCGGGCACTTATGTTTTAGGGGCTGTGAATTATGATGACAATGTGGTTATGGACACCGCTGTTTTAAGAGTTAGCGGAACAGCAGTAATCAACGCCAACGATTATAACTCATATTATAATTCCGGTGCAAAGATGACTGTCAAAATGACAGATCAGGCAACTGGAAAACCTATTACTTCCAGTTATATCACTGTTAAATTCACCAACAAAAAGACTAAAAAAACAGTAACTAAGACCTATCTTATGAATTCAAACGGTCAGGCTTCATTCACACCGCCTGTAGGTGCCGGAACCTGGACAGTCGAATATTCATCAGCTGATGCAGATATAAATGCAAATGTTGTTCAAAAGACAGCCACCATCACAAAACCTGCTGTCAAAATCAAAGCATTTAAAGTCACAGAATATAAAGGTTTCAAAATCAAACTTAAAGCAAAAGTGACTAGCGGAGGTAAAAAGGTCAACGAAGGAAAAGTAACCTTTAAAATCAACGGTAAAACATACACTGCTGCTGTTAAAAACGGTATTGCCACCAAAAAAGTCAAATTAAGTAAAGTGAAAACATATAAATACACATCTAAATTCAAAGGCAGCAACTATAAGGATTCCAAAAAGGTCAAAGCTAAAGCCGTCATGAAAAAACGTGTTAAAACTAAAATCGTTATTAAAGACCAATCTGTTTATACAGGCAGCTCTAAAAAAGTCACCATAAAAGTTTTAACTAAAAGCGGCAAAAAAGTTAAAAACGGCAAGATTAAAATAACATCCCATGGTGAAACCACATATGGGCCTGTGAAAAATGGAAAAGCCATAGCAATTGTTTCCGGTTTTAATATCATGAAACATTTCAAAGGCTTTACCAAAAATGGTGAAACTTACAAAAAGTCAAAAACTGCCAAGGTTAAAATTAAATACATACCTAAATCACACAAATATAAGGCCAGCAAAAAAACCGTTAAGGTAACTTCCAAATTCAAATGCCTCTGTGGCAAGACCAGTACACATTACCATTATACACAGGGATATTATTACGTCTATAAATATAAAATTGCTGTTGTATAG
- a CDS encoding manganese efflux pump MntP has protein sequence MSFNLISTFLIAVALAMDAFSVSMTKGFTQKHLTKAQIFYYGLFFGGFQFIMPIFGYVCGSVIASIVESLAPIVGFILLLAIGLNMIRESLSGDDEEITDNFSFKEVTLLAIATSIDAFAVGITIALLKDPLLISCAIIGIVAFAFSIVGIYIGKKLGDYVGDKFQILGGVILILIGFKILLGF, from the coding sequence ATGTCATTTAATCTGATTTCAACTTTTCTAATAGCGGTAGCTCTTGCAATGGACGCATTTAGCGTATCCATGACAAAAGGTTTCACTCAAAAACACCTGACAAAAGCGCAAATTTTCTATTATGGACTGTTTTTCGGCGGTTTTCAGTTTATCATGCCAATATTCGGATACGTCTGCGGCAGTGTTATCGCATCAATTGTCGAATCGCTGGCACCGATAGTGGGTTTCATACTGCTTCTTGCAATCGGACTGAACATGATACGTGAAAGCCTGTCAGGAGATGATGAGGAGATTACGGATAACTTTTCCTTCAAGGAGGTTACATTGCTTGCGATAGCTACAAGCATAGACGCATTTGCAGTTGGAATTACAATTGCGCTTCTAAAAGATCCCCTTCTGATATCCTGTGCAATAATCGGAATTGTGGCATTCGCCTTCAGCATAGTTGGAATATACATAGGCAAGAAACTTGGCGATTATGTCGGCGACAAGTTCCAGATATTGGGTGGAGTGATTTTGATATTGATAGGTTTCAAGATACTTCTTGGATTTTGA
- a CDS encoding flavodoxin family protein, protein MSKKVIVISSSPRIGGNSDTLCDEFVRGALDGDNAVVKYNLEEIRFHACKACMKCKTPEMKCFQEDGLAEVLDKMMEADVIVYATPIYYYSMCGTLKRFFDRCYPIFNHLEDKEYYIITSAGSSNGNALIGIRDFISFSKNPTEKAVFTVIGDAKSQPELLKEVYEAGFDC, encoded by the coding sequence ATGTCAAAAAAGGTTATTGTTATAAGTTCATCACCAAGAATTGGTGGAAATTCAGACACATTATGCGACGAATTTGTTAGAGGAGCATTAGACGGCGATAATGCTGTTGTCAAGTACAATCTGGAAGAAATAAGATTCCACGCATGTAAGGCTTGCATGAAATGCAAAACCCCTGAGATGAAGTGTTTCCAGGAAGATGGTCTTGCCGAAGTCTTGGATAAGATGATGGAAGCTGATGTGATTGTGTATGCAACTCCAATTTACTACTATTCAATGTGCGGAACCCTTAAAAGGTTCTTTGATAGATGCTATCCTATTTTCAATCATTTGGAGGACAAGGAGTATTATATTATAACATCTGCAGGCTCATCCAACGGCAATGCTTTAATTGGAATCAGGGACTTTATCAGCTTTTCCAAAAACCCAACAGAAAAGGCTGTATTCACCGTAATTGGAGATGCAAAATCTCAACCTGAATTATTAAAAGAGGTATATGAAGCAGGTTTTGACTGTTAA
- a CDS encoding tyrosine-type recombinase/integrase, whose protein sequence is MIEVDELTDYLDEYLEEKQEVKNLTEETIKKQTFNISKFIEFLEDSGIDELNDKNVKKQLRQYRRHCLKQRGNKRTTVKTYMMNILEFINSEDVQEEIQHETIKMKDIIEVKTEDPETAKKRIEKISLTWQQSNFFLDTIQKSGNVRDYAICRTFIDSGMRLKELVLLNKTDIQVPLDEKGFYILPKDTHEFIDVYLRAETTKGESKDRTTFITYDTLVSLNDMMMDRITKLRKNTSNVYRPVIQRNKAAEEVNREELFTNIKGNRIGKRGVQDIIKKHARECDERIESEGIDCSVNYSKNVSVHILRHTALSHYAEILTVAEVQSIAGHSNSQTTDKYIHIDREQMKQKLRGNSQKFN, encoded by the coding sequence ATGATCGAAGTCGATGAGCTAACGGACTACCTAGATGAATACTTGGAAGAAAAGCAAGAGGTAAAAAACTTAACTGAAGAAACCATCAAGAAACAAACATTCAATATATCCAAATTCATCGAATTCCTTGAAGATAGCGGAATAGATGAGTTAAATGACAAGAACGTTAAAAAGCAATTAAGGCAATACCGTAGACATTGTTTAAAACAACGTGGAAACAAAAGAACCACAGTCAAAACATATATGATGAACATTCTGGAATTCATAAACTCAGAGGATGTTCAAGAGGAAATCCAGCACGAAACCATCAAAATGAAGGATATTATTGAAGTTAAAACCGAAGATCCTGAAACTGCCAAAAAAAGAATCGAGAAAATCTCTCTAACATGGCAACAATCCAATTTCTTCCTTGATACAATCCAGAAAAGCGGAAATGTTCGTGATTACGCAATTTGCAGGACATTCATTGATTCTGGAATGAGGCTTAAGGAACTGGTCCTTCTTAACAAGACAGATATTCAAGTTCCACTCGATGAGAAGGGATTTTATATCCTTCCGAAAGACACACATGAGTTCATTGATGTTTATCTGCGTGCAGAGACAACAAAAGGAGAATCCAAGGACCGTACAACATTCATTACCTATGATACTCTTGTAAGTTTGAATGATATGATGATGGATCGCATCACAAAGCTTAGAAAAAACACCAGCAATGTCTACAGGCCGGTGATTCAGAGAAATAAGGCTGCAGAAGAAGTGAACCGTGAAGAGTTGTTCACCAATATCAAGGGAAACAGAATTGGTAAACGTGGTGTCCAGGACATCATCAAAAAACATGCTCGCGAATGTGATGAAAGAATAGAGTCAGAAGGCATAGACTGTTCTGTAAATTACTCTAAAAATGTAAGTGTCCACATTCTAAGACACACCGCACTGTCCCATTATGCTGAAATCCTGACAGTTGCTGAGGTTCAGTCAATTGCAGGCCATTCCAACTCACAAACAACCGATAAATATATCCACATTGACCGTGAGCAAATGAAACAAAAATTAAGAGGCAATTCTCAGAAATTTAACTGA
- the pyk gene encoding pyruvate kinase, whose product MKKTKVICSIGPASDCVEVMSEMVNNGMDCARINLSHATPEGILKTIEVIRQVRKECNQPVAIMYDTKGPEFRTLKFKDGGVSLKKDDTIRMSKTCILGDEKEFGVNHSNAIDFIKIGDTVLIDNALFELEVIDKDDDHVLLKALGDCKIQDNKTVNVPGVDLNLKFMSDVDKRDIAFAAKHACDYLALSFVNTREDVMAARKIIEEAGGDALIISKIESRIGIENIDDIIDESDGIMVARGDLGVEVALEKLPMLQKDIIRKCRQKGKFAIVATEMLASMYESPRPTRAEVSDVANAILDGTDCVMLSGETTIGKHPIESVEIMSKICKYVESTIDYTKHVSYKGSRGTSDTIAKLVVDAVEFSDIKLIVTSTLTGFTARRISNFRPNSIIMACCPSNHIAEKVILNFGVKPVVTDIYESTDKMISNAKKIAKREFNLSKGDLIAFTGGFPLGEFKKTNYLIIVEI is encoded by the coding sequence ATGAAAAAAACAAAAGTAATTTGCAGTATAGGTCCGGCATCTGATTGCGTAGAGGTCATGAGTGAAATGGTTAACAATGGAATGGACTGCGCACGCATTAACCTTAGTCATGCCACACCTGAAGGCATACTGAAAACAATAGAGGTCATCAGACAGGTGCGCAAAGAGTGCAATCAGCCTGTAGCCATAATGTACGACACCAAGGGACCTGAATTCAGAACCTTGAAATTCAAGGACGGCGGAGTGTCTCTCAAGAAGGATGATACCATAAGGATGAGCAAGACCTGCATTCTTGGAGATGAGAAGGAATTCGGTGTCAACCACAGCAATGCGATTGACTTCATTAAAATAGGCGACACTGTTCTCATTGACAATGCATTGTTCGAATTGGAGGTCATCGATAAGGATGATGATCATGTGCTATTGAAAGCTTTGGGAGATTGCAAAATTCAGGACAACAAAACCGTCAACGTTCCAGGCGTTGATTTAAACCTGAAATTCATGAGCGATGTTGATAAAAGAGACATTGCATTTGCCGCAAAGCATGCCTGTGATTATCTGGCATTATCATTCGTAAATACAAGGGAAGACGTCATGGCCGCCCGCAAGATAATTGAAGAGGCGGGAGGGGACGCTCTCATCATCTCAAAAATTGAAAGCCGAATTGGAATCGAGAATATAGATGATATAATTGATGAATCCGATGGCATCATGGTGGCCCGTGGTGATTTGGGAGTTGAAGTTGCGCTGGAGAAGTTGCCGATGCTTCAAAAGGACATTATAAGAAAATGTCGCCAAAAGGGCAAGTTCGCTATTGTGGCCACTGAAATGCTGGCCTCCATGTATGAAAGTCCAAGGCCTACAAGGGCGGAGGTTTCAGACGTTGCCAATGCAATACTGGATGGAACAGATTGTGTCATGCTGTCAGGTGAAACCACCATTGGAAAACATCCTATAGAATCCGTTGAAATAATGAGCAAAATATGCAAATATGTGGAATCAACAATCGATTATACGAAACATGTCTCATACAAGGGTAGCAGAGGCACCAGTGACACCATTGCAAAGCTTGTTGTTGATGCTGTAGAATTCTCAGACATTAAACTGATAGTCACATCCACATTGACTGGATTTACCGCTCGCAGAATCAGTAATTTCCGTCCAAACTCCATTATAATGGCATGTTGTCCATCCAATCACATCGCCGAGAAGGTCATTTTAAACTTCGGAGTCAAACCTGTTGTGACCGACATATATGAAAGCACCGATAAAATGATTAGCAATGCTAAGAAAATAGCTAAAAGGGAATTCAATTTAAGCAAGGGGGATCTGATTGCATTCACCGGCGGATTCCCATTAGGCGAATTCAAAAAAACCAATTATCTGATAATTGTTGAAATTTGA
- a CDS encoding oxidoreductase, with translation MKDLFDNVELGDLRLNSRIVRTGLWESQREKTGNFTPEIYDRYENLAASGVGLIISEVYSLYPRDVFSKYTATTNYKQFVREARDLTDLVHLYDVPIFAQLGFVQYNKRTEQNMPVDKVSIEDIRKIQTDIIIAAQKFDYAGFDGIQLGLGNYYFLARFINPNFNTRTDKYGGSTINRLRIVLEIIKVIKENTNLHINCRLNAFDGTNMGMDIGETIEICQLLEKYGADSLQITRPRSPQFFTQENKEKNPLIEATEKIIKNVSIPVILGGGANSQNQINDILNETDIDFISMQRPFVKDPSFLVDWQIEGNGVSHCITCNNCYWKKTSTCHIRSCNPEFY, from the coding sequence ATGAAAGACCTATTTGATAATGTTGAACTTGGAGATTTAAGATTAAACAGTAGAATTGTGAGAACCGGATTGTGGGAATCTCAAAGGGAAAAGACAGGCAATTTCACTCCTGAAATATATGACCGATACGAAAACCTTGCCGCCAGTGGTGTCGGACTGATTATTTCCGAGGTATACTCCCTATATCCCCGTGACGTCTTTTCAAAATACACCGCCACAACAAATTACAAGCAATTCGTCCGTGAAGCGCGTGACCTTACCGACCTTGTTCATCTCTATGACGTGCCTATTTTCGCCCAATTGGGTTTTGTGCAGTACAACAAAAGAACCGAACAGAACATGCCTGTTGACAAGGTCAGCATTGAGGACATTCGTAAGATTCAAACAGACATCATAATTGCCGCTCAAAAGTTCGACTATGCTGGATTTGATGGAATTCAACTAGGTCTTGGAAATTACTATTTCCTTGCTCGTTTTATAAATCCAAACTTCAACACACGCACAGACAAGTATGGCGGAAGCACCATCAATCGCCTTAGAATAGTTTTGGAGATAATTAAAGTAATAAAGGAAAACACAAACCTTCATATAAACTGCCGTCTGAACGCATTTGACGGAACCAACATGGGAATGGACATTGGGGAGACCATTGAGATATGTCAACTACTTGAAAAATATGGTGCTGATTCACTTCAGATCACCCGTCCACGCTCACCACAGTTCTTCACACAGGAAAACAAGGAAAAGAACCCATTGATTGAGGCAACAGAAAAGATAATCAAGAACGTTTCAATACCTGTAATCCTCGGTGGTGGCGCAAACAGCCAAAACCAAATCAATGACATCCTGAATGAAACCGACATTGACTTCATATCAATGCAAAGGCCATTCGTAAAGGACCCGAGTTTCCTTGTTGATTGGCAAATCGAGGGAAATGGTGTCAGCCACTGCATAACCTGCAATAACTGCTACTGGAAAAAGACAAGCACATGTCACATAAGAAGCTGCAACCCTGAATTCTATTGA
- a CDS encoding DUF308 domain-containing protein: MEKILGLLYIILGLFLVICPIFSSALISLAIGFAMVCFGISAIFNGIIFSEAPIYSYLSLSIGVIALLFGLIFMFFLNALPFLVSLQFYIVGFVLMVYGILGIIYLKDKKLTILSIIGLILGIITVALAVFAASQPVLIAILIGVLLIIEGVALFVVGKSLTLIETYG, translated from the coding sequence ATGGAAAAAATTTTAGGATTACTGTATATCATTCTTGGTTTATTTTTAGTAATTTGTCCAATATTTTCATCTGCACTCATATCTTTGGCAATTGGATTTGCTATGGTATGTTTCGGTATATCAGCAATATTTAATGGAATTATTTTTTCAGAAGCTCCCATCTATTCATATCTGTCCCTATCTATTGGGGTAATTGCATTGCTCTTTGGATTAATATTCATGTTCTTCTTAAATGCCTTACCGTTCCTTGTATCATTACAATTCTACATTGTCGGATTCGTACTTATGGTATATGGAATATTAGGAATTATATACTTAAAGGACAAAAAATTAACTATTCTTTCAATTATTGGATTAATTTTAGGTATTATAACCGTTGCACTGGCAGTATTTGCGGCATCACAGCCTGTCCTAATAGCAATCCTTATTGGAGTATTGTTAATTATAGAAGGAGTAGCCCTTTTTGTTGTGGGCAAAAGCCTGACATTAATTGAAACTTACGGATAA
- the cas1 gene encoding CRISPR-associated endonuclease Cas1 has product MKLVIDGYAKSIHKKDNRIVIHEKNQIVDSIRASEINDITIIGKGYLTFDALNLMAENNIKLIAINPRGQLTYTLESPDWRNVKLKKEQYRLSENRLGLEISKELIMSKMKNQKATLTTLNKNRHLKSVYNNRQKIEEIIIQLNQLPLNGDNETVRMKIMGLEGKASNEYWKGVKYFVPKEINFKSRTKKPSDLLNSMLNYGYAILASEITKSLLVNGLDPYCGLLHFDMDNRTSLTFDLIEPFRQQIVDKTVISLVNRKQVTIDDMDKRNNTIKLEARKLIVEKILSKVYSTITYGDETVSYSDLIVKQSENLVNSLLYGEKFKGFYLRW; this is encoded by the coding sequence ATGAAACTGGTAATAGACGGATACGCAAAGTCAATACATAAGAAAGACAACCGGATAGTTATACATGAAAAAAATCAAATCGTCGATTCTATCAGAGCAAGTGAAATAAATGACATAACAATTATCGGAAAGGGATACCTTACATTCGATGCCCTTAATTTGATGGCCGAAAACAACATTAAACTGATAGCAATCAATCCCCGGGGGCAACTCACATACACATTGGAATCACCTGACTGGCGAAACGTGAAACTTAAAAAAGAGCAGTATAGGTTAAGTGAAAATAGGCTAGGTCTTGAAATATCAAAGGAACTCATAATGTCAAAGATGAAAAACCAAAAGGCCACACTGACAACATTGAACAAGAATAGACATCTAAAAAGTGTGTATAATAATAGACAGAAAATTGAAGAGATTATAATTCAATTGAATCAACTGCCCCTAAATGGAGACAATGAAACAGTGCGAATGAAGATTATGGGCCTTGAAGGAAAGGCATCAAATGAATACTGGAAAGGTGTGAAGTATTTCGTTCCAAAAGAAATTAATTTTAAGTCAAGAACAAAAAAACCATCAGATTTGCTTAATTCAATGCTTAACTACGGATATGCTATACTCGCAAGCGAGATAACCAAAAGCTTACTTGTAAATGGGTTGGATCCATACTGCGGACTGCTTCACTTTGACATGGACAATAGGACAAGCCTGACTTTTGACCTGATAGAGCCATTCAGGCAGCAGATAGTGGACAAGACAGTCATCAGCCTAGTCAACAGAAAGCAGGTCACCATTGATGATATGGACAAAAGAAACAACACGATTAAATTGGAAGCTAGAAAATTAATCGTTGAAAAGATTCTCTCAAAAGTATACTCCACAATAACATATGGAGATGAAACTGTAAGCTATTCAGATTTGATTGTAAAACAAAGCGAGAACCTAGTGAATTCACTGTTGTATGGTGAAAAATTCAAGGGATTCTACTTGAGGTGGTGA
- a CDS encoding 3-hydroxyacyl-CoA dehydrogenase, which produces MDIKKVVVAGGGVLGSQIAYQSAFCGFDVTVWLRSEGSIERAKPKFERLLNIYLATLEKMKTDKAAYCRGFSKTPDLNDDEIDALKEQAQKAFDSLTLTTSYEEAADDADLIIEAIAEDPEQKIAFYEELAKYLPEKTVVVTNSSTLLPSQFAEHTGRPEKYLAFHFANNIWAQNTAEVMPHPGTEQEYFDTIVQFAEDINMVPIKVLKEQPGYVLNSLLVPFLSAGQALWAEEVADPETIDLTWRLATGAPNGPFQILDVVGLVTAYNIVIMDPRSQDPETTQGKIALKLKEKIDAGETGINAGKGFYEYK; this is translated from the coding sequence ATGGATATCAAAAAAGTAGTAGTAGCTGGAGGAGGAGTTTTAGGTAGTCAAATTGCTTATCAATCCGCATTCTGTGGATTTGACGTAACAGTTTGGCTGAGAAGCGAAGGCTCAATCGAAAGGGCCAAACCTAAATTTGAAAGACTGTTAAACATCTATTTGGCCACACTTGAAAAGATGAAAACCGATAAGGCAGCTTATTGCAGAGGATTCAGCAAAACACCTGACCTAAATGATGATGAAATTGACGCCTTAAAAGAACAGGCTCAAAAGGCATTTGACAGCTTGACCTTAACCACAAGCTATGAAGAGGCAGCAGATGATGCAGACCTTATAATTGAAGCGATTGCAGAAGATCCTGAACAGAAAATTGCATTCTATGAGGAATTGGCAAAATATCTTCCGGAAAAGACAGTTGTCGTTACAAACTCATCAACCTTGCTTCCAAGCCAGTTTGCTGAACACACCGGAAGGCCTGAGAAATATCTCGCATTCCACTTTGCAAACAACATTTGGGCTCAAAACACAGCTGAGGTAATGCCGCACCCTGGAACTGAACAAGAATACTTTGATACCATTGTCCAATTCGCAGAGGACATCAACATGGTGCCTATTAAAGTATTGAAGGAACAACCGGGATATGTGCTCAACTCACTGCTTGTACCGTTCCTATCCGCAGGACAGGCTTTATGGGCTGAAGAAGTTGCAGACCCTGAAACAATCGACCTGACCTGGAGGCTTGCTACAGGTGCACCAAACGGACCGTTCCAAATCTTGGATGTTGTGGGCCTTGTAACCGCATATAATATCGTCATTATGGACCCTAGGTCCCAAGACCCTGAGACAACTCAAGGTAAAATCGCCTTAAAGCTTAAGGAAAAAATAGATGCCGGTGAAACAGGTATCAATGCGGGCAAAGGATTCTACGAGTATAAATAA
- a CDS encoding flavodoxin family protein, with amino-acid sequence MNVLGINTSPRELSNVKIALEAALDAASAKGAETEIVDVNKLTITPCQGDNYCKEHDSECALNDDMQDIYQKIEEADGIILASPIYFCDVNAQAKLVIDRLYSYFMNPKYAELFSNKKVSIIATNGAAPLEAFEGSLNTQMAAFEVLGFKTGDIINLDDNNVPGAINDKEEQLQKARDLGENLI; translated from the coding sequence ATGAACGTTTTAGGAATTAATACAAGTCCAAGAGAATTAAGTAATGTAAAAATCGCTTTGGAAGCTGCTTTGGATGCCGCTTCCGCAAAAGGTGCTGAAACTGAGATTGTGGATGTTAACAAATTAACAATCACACCATGTCAAGGCGACAACTACTGTAAAGAGCATGATTCCGAATGCGCTTTAAATGATGATATGCAAGACATCTATCAAAAAATTGAGGAAGCTGATGGAATCATCTTAGCAAGCCCAATATACTTCTGTGACGTGAATGCTCAGGCAAAACTCGTAATCGACAGATTATATTCTTATTTCATGAACCCTAAATATGCAGAATTGTTTTCTAATAAAAAGGTTTCAATAATTGCAACCAACGGCGCTGCTCCTTTGGAAGCATTTGAAGGTTCATTAAATACTCAAATGGCAGCTTTTGAAGTTTTAGGATTTAAAACAGGCGACATTATTAATTTAGATGACAATAATGTTCCTGGAGCGATTAATGATAAAGAAGAACAATTGCAAAAAGCAAGAGATCTCGGTGAAAACTTAATTTAA